One genomic region from Oceaniferula flava encodes:
- a CDS encoding ABC transporter ATP-binding protein, translated as MKLEIDKLCAGYGKATVVENLNLKLEGNEILMLVGPTGCGKSTILRTLAGILPVTSGEIRMNDLRITKGNPVPPEKRHIGMVFQDFALFPHLNVEKNIGFRLRDKSEVKHWIEVLGLESHRRAMPQTLSGGQKQRVALARALAHQPSLMLLDEPLSNLDAALKDSLRWTIRDALKEAGVPAVWVTHDQDEAMSIGDRVGILNQGKLEQLDTPENCFEHPSSRFVAEFLGDASFLSAQLQENRADTPLGSVPVIAVDCPPSGDIQLLVRPDDFTLTESAEPNAQLIWSRFEGGSRLCKVKLNEGGEEVKVRVSHEVQPAPGEAVRLDVIASHPLMAFRREGGHSCPPAS; from the coding sequence GCTAGTGGGGCCGACCGGTTGTGGCAAATCGACGATTCTACGCACCCTCGCCGGCATCCTCCCTGTGACCAGCGGCGAGATCAGGATGAACGATCTCCGCATCACTAAGGGAAACCCGGTGCCGCCGGAGAAACGCCATATCGGTATGGTGTTCCAAGATTTCGCCCTTTTCCCCCATCTCAATGTGGAGAAGAACATCGGCTTCCGCCTGCGTGACAAGTCTGAGGTTAAGCACTGGATCGAGGTTCTCGGGCTGGAGTCGCATCGGCGCGCGATGCCGCAGACACTTTCCGGCGGGCAGAAACAACGGGTTGCGCTGGCCCGCGCCCTCGCCCATCAGCCATCGCTGATGCTGCTCGACGAACCTCTTTCCAATCTCGATGCCGCCCTCAAGGACAGCCTACGCTGGACCATCCGCGATGCCCTCAAGGAAGCTGGCGTGCCTGCCGTCTGGGTGACCCACGATCAGGACGAAGCGATGTCCATCGGCGATCGAGTGGGGATCCTCAACCAAGGAAAGCTGGAACAGCTCGATACGCCGGAGAATTGCTTCGAACACCCATCCAGTCGCTTCGTCGCCGAATTTCTCGGTGACGCATCCTTTTTATCCGCCCAACTTCAGGAAAACCGGGCCGACACCCCACTCGGTAGCGTGCCGGTGATTGCGGTCGATTGCCCACCGTCCGGCGATATCCAGCTACTCGTGCGCCCCGACGATTTCACCCTCACCGAAAGCGCCGAGCCCAATGCGCAGCTTATCTGGTCGCGCTTCGAAGGAGGCTCCCGACTTTGCAAGGTGAAGCTGAACGAGGGCGGCGAGGAGGTCAAAGTCCGCGTCAGCCATGAAGTTCAGCCCGCTCCCGGCGAAGCCGTGCGCTTGGATGTGATTGCCAGCCATCCCCTGATGGCGTTCAGAAGGGAGGGTGGACATTCTTGTCCGCCGGCAAGCTAA